From Paenibacillus sp. V4I7, one genomic window encodes:
- a CDS encoding SWIM zinc finger family protein produces the protein MNYLTESYVDSLALNSSAIKNGKDLVKKNSFPLLCQSEDGTIIFGECKGSGKDPYRCSVDVAKEGNPVFRCSCPSRQFPCKHNLGLMYAFTSGKTFITAPVPQDIADKREKAEKREEKKKEASNPDTPVVKRKTNKSALMKKIAAQLEGISIAEKLILQLVQSGLGSLDKKSLKTAEEQAKQLGNYYIPGIQTALREWMLPFREEEDRETVYTNVIEQLTTLQALIKKSRDYLNSRLENPDHPMDTESTLEEWIGHAWQIAELREYGRVRSESSELMQLSFRSYTDQARGEFIDEGYWSELQNGQIHFTRTYRPFRAAKYIREDDSVFQVVEAKELAQYPGELNTRVRWEEATFREADLQDFQKILASAHKSFPEVIKQVKNQIKNPLSDKRPVVLLQFAKIMKTETSFVLLDEQGKLLPLSDIPYLSEPTIHLLSMLNKAFLQNQALLVMFEHNWKHNRLEAQPLSIVTANEVVRLLY, from the coding sequence ATGAATTATTTAACGGAATCGTATGTAGACAGTTTAGCGCTTAACAGCAGTGCCATCAAGAATGGCAAGGATTTGGTGAAGAAAAATAGTTTTCCGCTGCTCTGTCAGTCGGAAGATGGGACGATCATTTTTGGGGAGTGCAAAGGAAGCGGAAAGGACCCGTATCGGTGTTCGGTCGATGTGGCGAAAGAGGGGAATCCCGTATTCCGCTGCTCATGCCCGAGCCGTCAGTTTCCGTGCAAACACAATCTCGGTTTGATGTATGCCTTTACATCAGGCAAGACGTTCATCACTGCACCTGTTCCACAAGATATTGCGGATAAAAGGGAAAAGGCGGAGAAGCGGGAAGAGAAGAAGAAAGAAGCATCCAACCCAGATACTCCAGTTGTTAAGCGCAAGACGAACAAGTCAGCATTAATGAAGAAAATAGCTGCACAGCTTGAGGGCATCAGTATTGCTGAGAAGCTTATTCTGCAGCTTGTTCAGTCAGGGCTCGGAAGTCTGGACAAAAAGTCGCTGAAAACTGCTGAAGAGCAAGCCAAACAGCTTGGTAACTATTATATCCCGGGGATCCAAACGGCCCTTCGTGAATGGATGCTGCCGTTCCGCGAGGAGGAAGATCGGGAAACCGTGTATACCAACGTTATTGAACAGCTCACTACATTGCAAGCGTTGATCAAGAAAAGCAGGGACTACCTCAACAGTAGATTGGAAAATCCAGATCATCCTATGGATACGGAATCAACATTGGAAGAATGGATTGGGCATGCCTGGCAAATCGCAGAACTGAGGGAGTATGGTCGTGTTCGCAGCGAGTCCTCGGAACTCATGCAGTTGTCGTTCCGATCCTATACGGATCAGGCAAGGGGCGAGTTCATAGATGAAGGATATTGGTCGGAACTACAAAATGGACAGATCCATTTCACACGAACGTATCGTCCATTCCGTGCAGCGAAATACATACGTGAAGACGATTCCGTATTTCAAGTTGTCGAAGCGAAAGAACTTGCGCAATACCCAGGGGAGCTTAACACAAGGGTGCGCTGGGAGGAAGCGACGTTCCGCGAAGCCGACTTACAGGATTTTCAAAAGATCCTTGCTTCAGCTCACAAATCATTCCCTGAAGTCATTAAACAAGTGAAGAATCAGATTAAAAATCCACTTTCGGACAAGCGCCCTGTCGTATTGCTGCAATTTGCCAAGATCATGAAGACAGAAACTTCCTTTGTGCTGTTAGATGAACAAGGCAAGCTGCTTCCCCTTTCTGACATCCCATATCTCAGTGAGCCTACGATACATTTGCTGTCTATGCTAAATAAGGCGTTCCTACAGAATCAAGCGCTTCTGGTTATGTTCGAGCACAATTGGAAGCATAACAGACTTGAGGCGCAGCCATTAAGCATCGTTACGGCAAATGAAGTCGTTCGATTGCTTTATTGA
- a CDS encoding helix-turn-helix domain-containing protein: protein MKIPGLKQLSGMQGKQNRLFLTILCYFLSLLIPIIIIGVSEYWYSVSIMKNEFNQRISTNLKSSANAVDSYIKTAQETSVSFLYDDTVQTLLMPKNAQSLEVKSELWRLPRILQRNENIVSHFADSMFVYIDNQDVYVSGGVNYFESFFSNIYKYEKYDASYWMSKMSSNKSVELLPVSQVIQEKVNVKQVIPIVMSNRIRNHSAVMVVNIAVDTIERTLKGGAVFGSTSFVVFDGNQELMYDAKGYLNDTLTAQNLKASFDENSTSNKLEVGGKRYLVAYVKSDLYGWNYYSFTPLDEFNHYTVGILQMTLLLCLVLMVMGIAFSFVFSLRIYNPIRNIRDIIAQKNVTVNGEHEVSAAADEFELIQQGINRMSDSHQLYKVKYDKQTHEYVEYSLLFLLKGHTINQEEILRETLKAGFGFTRSGFICCTVFFDFKAAFYDDIQDTERIFIINGIKKIVWNLLGSQIPCYVLDHRQNMFVCLINMDGPQETELLHPAFLRMLNIFEYDIRMYYDITIGIGTFYANANDIGASYNEAMTAVSKRNKDQRFQIVDSNQMSIENSYRYSLHDEQKIVNYLKLGDVQAVRDVVAGIVESNEQRSISYEHTLQLYKEMYVTGVRFLAERGQNAAQLNMERELPYSGSAFEESFFGTKELEPTICEFFTRIIEMTKAQRGGSKSGNLVSLIEQYIHDHYTQDLGLEQIAEEMGVSVKYVSRVFKDKKDEYLTDYINQVRIEKAKEMLVQTELRVNEIAENVGIHSRTTFLRVFKKVEGITPNEYRTLHKKELH from the coding sequence GTGAAAATACCAGGGCTTAAGCAACTTAGCGGCATGCAAGGCAAGCAGAACCGGCTGTTCCTAACTATTTTATGCTATTTCCTGTCTCTTTTAATCCCGATTATTATTATCGGCGTTTCTGAATATTGGTATTCCGTCAGCATCATGAAAAATGAGTTTAACCAGCGTATTTCGACGAACCTGAAATCTTCGGCCAATGCGGTGGATTCCTATATCAAAACGGCACAGGAAACCAGCGTCAGCTTTTTGTATGATGATACGGTACAGACGCTGCTCATGCCCAAAAATGCGCAAAGCTTGGAGGTCAAATCCGAGCTGTGGCGATTGCCGCGCATTTTGCAGCGCAACGAGAACATCGTCAGCCATTTTGCCGATTCGATGTTCGTTTATATCGATAACCAGGACGTTTATGTCAGCGGCGGCGTCAATTATTTCGAATCCTTTTTTAGCAACATATACAAGTATGAAAAATATGACGCCAGCTACTGGATGAGCAAGATGAGCTCGAATAAAAGCGTGGAGCTGCTTCCGGTTTCGCAAGTCATTCAGGAAAAAGTGAACGTCAAACAAGTGATCCCCATCGTGATGAGCAACCGGATCCGCAACCACAGTGCTGTTATGGTCGTCAATATCGCCGTGGATACCATAGAAAGGACATTGAAGGGGGGAGCCGTGTTTGGTTCAACCAGCTTTGTCGTCTTCGACGGCAACCAGGAGCTTATGTACGATGCCAAAGGGTACTTGAACGATACGTTAACCGCGCAAAACTTAAAAGCTTCTTTTGATGAAAACAGCACTTCGAATAAGTTGGAGGTCGGTGGTAAACGTTACCTAGTGGCCTATGTGAAATCCGATTTGTACGGATGGAATTACTATTCGTTCACGCCTCTTGATGAATTCAATCATTATACGGTCGGTATTTTGCAAATGACGCTGCTGCTGTGCTTGGTGCTGATGGTCATGGGAATCGCATTTTCGTTCGTGTTCAGCCTGCGCATTTACAATCCGATCCGTAATATCCGGGACATTATTGCCCAGAAAAACGTGACCGTGAACGGAGAGCATGAGGTCAGTGCAGCGGCCGACGAGTTCGAGCTCATACAACAGGGAATCAATCGGATGTCCGACAGCCACCAGCTTTATAAAGTGAAATATGATAAGCAGACTCACGAGTATGTGGAGTATTCGCTGCTGTTTTTGTTAAAAGGACATACGATCAACCAAGAAGAAATTTTACGCGAAACATTGAAGGCAGGTTTCGGCTTCACCCGTTCCGGATTTATATGCTGCACCGTGTTTTTTGATTTCAAGGCTGCCTTTTATGATGATATTCAGGATACGGAACGAATCTTTATTATAAACGGCATAAAAAAGATTGTATGGAATCTGCTAGGCAGTCAAATTCCGTGCTACGTATTGGATCACCGGCAAAATATGTTTGTATGCTTAATTAATATGGATGGTCCGCAGGAGACGGAGCTGCTGCATCCCGCTTTCCTACGCATGCTTAATATTTTTGAGTACGATATTCGTATGTATTATGATATTACGATTGGGATTGGCACATTTTATGCGAATGCAAATGATATTGGAGCTTCCTATAACGAGGCGATGACGGCGGTCAGCAAGCGCAATAAAGATCAGCGATTTCAAATTGTCGATTCCAACCAAATGTCGATTGAGAACAGCTATAGGTATTCGCTCCACGACGAGCAAAAAATAGTAAACTACTTAAAGCTCGGCGATGTGCAGGCCGTGCGGGATGTCGTTGCGGGAATCGTAGAAAGCAATGAGCAGCGCAGTATTTCTTATGAGCATACACTTCAGCTGTATAAGGAAATGTACGTGACTGGTGTCCGGTTTTTAGCGGAAAGAGGGCAAAATGCCGCACAACTGAATATGGAGCGGGAGCTCCCCTATAGCGGCAGTGCGTTCGAAGAGTCGTTTTTCGGCACGAAAGAGCTGGAGCCTACGATTTGTGAATTTTTCACGCGAATCATCGAAATGACGAAAGCCCAGAGAGGCGGCTCAAAGTCGGGCAATCTCGTATCGTTGATTGAACAATATATCCATGATCATTACACGCAGGATCTCGGGCTCGAACAAATTGCCGAAGAGATGGGCGTTTCCGTCAAGTATGTATCCAGGGTGTTTAAAGATAAAAAAGATGAATATTTAACAGACTATATCAATCAGGTACGTATTGAAAAAGCGAAGGAAATGCTGGTACAAACGGAACTGCGCGTTAACGAAATTGCCGAGAATGTCGGGATCCACAGTCGTACTACATTTCTAAGAGTATTCAAGAAAGTGGAAGGCATCACACCAAATGAATACCGCACCCTGCACAAGAAGGAGCTGCATTAA